Below is a window of Fundidesulfovibrio magnetotacticus DNA.
CCTGGCGGGCCGAGGAGCCGAACGTGATCACGGAGAGGCAGACCGTCTCGATGGCCACCGGTTCGCAGCGAAGGTCCGCCAGCAGGGACCTGATGCCCTGGCGCACCGATTCTATCTTCTCACCGGCCATGGAGCCGGAGATGTCCACCACCAGGTAGACGGGGAGTCTTCTTGCGAGTTCGTCCGACATTGCAGTGCCTCCTTGGCGGTTGAATGGCGCGTTGTCATTCCTGAAGCCGACCGTTCGGCGGAGCGTGCGCCTCGTCGGGCCGCGGCGTCGGCCCCGCCGACAACCTTGACCATCAGACGGACCGTCGTTCCGCGTTTGTCGCTTCGCATGCAATCGCACTCGATGTTCTTCGCGCCCCCCTCGGATTCCCCAGCACTGCGCAACCGGCGGGGCTCCCGCGCGCGCGGGAGCCCCGGCCTCGCTAAGGCACGATCTGAATGGTCGAGGGTGGCTGCGGAATGTTCACCGCAGCGTTGCCCTGGGTGTTCACGCTTGCCGATGTGGCCTTGATGGACGAGGACACCCACTTGAAGAAGGCCTTGAAGGTCTCGGGCTGCACCTCCTCCATGCGCACCACGATCTCCGTGATCCGCTTGAGCGGGCCGACGTCGGCGTCGGAACCGATGGCGCAGGCGACGATGTTGGCGGGCCGGGACTTCTTCAGCTCCTCCGCGGCGGACTCCCAGGAGTCGGTGGGCTGGCCGTCGGTCAGCAGGAAGATAAGGGGCTTCCAGTCTCCCTTCTGGGTGCTGGAGCTCTTCTTCACTTCCCGTTCAATGCAGTCCTTGAGGAGCCTGAGGGCTTCGCCCATGGCCGTGGTGCCATCGGCGTCCAGCGCGGGTTCCTTGAAGAGCATGAGCTCCGAAAGGGGGGTATTCTGGCGGGCCGAGGAGTCGAACGTGATCACGGAGAGGTACGCGGTTTCGATGGCCTGCGGATCGCCGCGCAGGTCCGCCAGCAGGGCCTTGATGCCCTGGCGCACTGATTCGATCTTCTCGCCGGACATGGAGCCCGAGGTGTCCACCACCAGGTAGACCGGAAGCCTTCTTCCAGGTTCGTCTGACATTGCTTTGCCTCCTTGACGGTTGATTGAAGGGTTGTTTCCCACCAGGGACTGCCGCGAGGCGGCCTCAGAGCCGTATCGGGCCGGGCGGCGGCGCGACGCCTTGGGCCGCCGCATCCACCACATGGCCCGTCACCATGATCGCACGCCGAAAACACCTCGTTCTCAGCTCGATGCGGCCATGGAGCACCGTATCGTTGAAGAATGATCCTCCCCTGACATGCAGGCGCAGTTCGCCCGTTCCGGCGGGCAGGCTCTCCGGCTCAACGCGCATCCCCGACACCGAGGCGTGGACCGTACAGGGCACCGGCAGCGTGACGCCCGCCACGAAGACGTACTCGTGTGCGCGCCCCAGAATCCCCAGGGGCAGCGACGCCGGGAGGTTCCACTCGCCCTCCTCCCCGGGGACGCCCCGCACGTTCCCGCGCACCTCCACATTCTCGAAATCCGCCCGCGCCCCGGGCAGCATCACCACGGCGCAGGCTTCGTCTCCGCGCGCGCCATCCTTCGTGACTTCAACCCGCAGATTGCGCACCGTCACGCCCTCCCCCGCCACCAGGAGCGCCGGACCGCTGGCGGTCCAGAGGGTGGCGCCCCTGCCGTCCAGAGTGCGCGGCCCGTGCAGCACGGCGGGGCCTTGCAGCTCGCGCGCGGAGGACTCGGGGCCCAGAGCCACCTCGGGGCCGGACTTCGGCCCGTCCAGGAGCGCCTGGGCCGGACTGTTCCGCGACAGGGCCCGGGCCAGCAGCTCCTCGGCTTGCGCGTCGGGGATCCCGGCCTGCGACTTCCCGCTCGATGCGTCCGGGGCCGATTCGGCGACCTCGCCGCCGAAGTGCCCTATTAGGTGCTCCAGACCCTTGCCCACGAACCCCTGCCCCACCACGCGCACCCGCCACACGTCCTTGATGTAGAGCTCCATGGCGATGAGTGCGGTCTCCCCGGCGAAATCCATCCCCGAAAACTCGTAGCGCGCGGCCTCGTGGCCCTTATGCATCAGGCGCACGTGCCCGGAGGGGATCTCCGAGATGTCCCGGCCGTCCAGGGTGATGGCGAAGGCCACCTTGCGCGCGCCGGCCGGGAGCAGGTCGAGGTCGATCTCCGCCACCTGGGAATCCCCGCCGTGAGGGCCCAGCAGGGCCACCCCGCCGCACTCGGAACAGATCTGGTTGTAGAACACGAT
It encodes the following:
- a CDS encoding VWA domain-containing protein, with amino-acid sequence MRLHAKRQTRNDGPSDGQGCRRGRRRGPTRRTLRRTVGFRNDNAPFNRQGGTAMSDELARRLPVYLVVDISGSMAGEKIESVRQGIRSLLADLRCEPVAIETVCLSVITFGSSARQESPLSELMHFQEPVLRLDGATSMGAALRLLKECIEREVKKSSSTQKGDWKPLIFLMTDGQPTDTWEAAAEDLKRARP
- a CDS encoding vWA domain-containing protein; the protein is MSDEPGRRLPVYLVVDTSGSMSGEKIESVRQGIKALLADLRGDPQAIETAYLSVITFDSSARQNTPLSELMLFKEPALDADGTTAMGEALRLLKDCIEREVKKSSSTQKGDWKPLIFLLTDGQPTDSWESAAEELKKSRPANIVACAIGSDADVGPLKRITEIVVRMEEVQPETFKAFFKWVSSSIKATSASVNTQGNAAVNIPQPPSTIQIVP
- a CDS encoding TerD family protein, coding for MVNLIRGQRAKLSDLLPGRQFRVGFKADGGRGAFDISCFILDGQDRVLSDGAIVFYNQICSECGGVALLGPHGGDSQVAEIDLDLLPAGARKVAFAITLDGRDISEIPSGHVRLMHKGHEAARYEFSGMDFAGETALIAMELYIKDVWRVRVVGQGFVGKGLEHLIGHFGGEVAESAPDASSGKSQAGIPDAQAEELLARALSRNSPAQALLDGPKSGPEVALGPESSARELQGPAVLHGPRTLDGRGATLWTASGPALLVAGEGVTVRNLRVEVTKDGARGDEACAVVMLPGARADFENVEVRGNVRGVPGEEGEWNLPASLPLGILGRAHEYVFVAGVTLPVPCTVHASVSGMRVEPESLPAGTGELRLHVRGGSFFNDTVLHGRIELRTRCFRRAIMVTGHVVDAAAQGVAPPPGPIRL